The genome window CTTGCTTCGGTCCCGTCCCTGGAACGCAAAGTAGCTATGACTTATATTGGATTGCTGTTCATAAATCGGAAAGAGGGAAAGGAATTGGCACGATTCTCATGAATAAGACACGAGAAACAATAAAGAAACAGGGAGGACAGAATATCTGGATTGAAACTTCTTCCCGTCCCCTTTATGCGCCTACACGCCAATTTTATCGGAACTATGGCTGCAAACAAGTGGCTGAGATTAATGAATTCTATGGAGAAAAAGATAATAAAATAATTTTTGGAATAAAAAGTTCTTAATTTTACTCTTATGATTCTCCTGAATCTATTATTGATTCCAGATATTGGCTTTAAGAGCAATGCATGAGAAATATTTTAATATTGTGTTCAGAATAAAGGATAAAAAATGAAAAAGGAACTTAAAGAGAATCAGAATGACAGTGACCCTCCCTCTGCTATAGAGGAACACAAAGAGGAGACGATCCCCTTAACGACTGTGGCTGAAGAAAAACCCTTTGTTAAATCTG of Oceanispirochaeta crateris contains these proteins:
- a CDS encoding GNAT family N-acetyltransferase, with the protein product MKYRTSLKKSDIPSMKEILVSSGFFYETEVEIALELALENLQKGAERSGYYFILAEELEKPLGFACFGPVPGTQSSYDLYWIAVHKSERGKGIGTILMNKTRETIKKQGGQNIWIETSSRPLYAPTRQFYRNYGCKQVAEINEFYGEKDNKIIFGIKSS